One segment of Tenrec ecaudatus isolate mTenEca1 chromosome 1, mTenEca1.hap1, whole genome shotgun sequence DNA contains the following:
- the GTPBP3 gene encoding 5-taurinomethyluridine-[tRNA] synthase subunit GTPB3, mitochondrial isoform X2: MWRGLWTLTARATHGLRRPCWRQASGTLGPGTGATIFALSSGQGRCGVAVIRTSGPASGPALRSLTAAQDLPPARSARLRLLRDPCSGEPLDRALVLWFPGPQSFTGEDCAEFHVHGGPAVVSGVLQALSGVPGLRPAEAGEFTRRAFAHGKLSLTEVEGLADLIHAETEAQRRQALRQLDGELGRLCQDWAETLTRALAHVEAYIDFGEDDNLEEDVLERADTAVRGLEAALASHLRDARRGQRLRSGAHVVVAGPPNAGKSSLVNLLSRKPVSIVSPEPGTTRDVLETPVDLAGFPALLSDTAGLREGVGPVEQEGVRRAWARLEQADLVLAVLDASDLGSPSSRNFLDTVVTPMEAQSPAGSGQRLLLVLNKLDLLPPQGLDPCPDLPPHLLLSCLSGQGLDGLLEALRQELAAVCGDPSTGPPLLTRARHRHHLQGCLEALGHYKEASDLALAAEALRVARGHLAHLTGGGGTEEVLDIIFRDFCVGK; encoded by the exons ATGTGGCGGGGTCTGTGGACCTTGACGGCTCGGGCGACACATGGGCTTCGCAG ACCGTGTTGGCGCCAGGCCAGTGGCACCCTAGGCCCTGGCACCGGAGCCACCATCTTTGCGCTGAGCTCGGGTCAAGGCCGCTGCGGCGTCGCTGTGATTCGGACCAGTGGCCCGGCCAGCGGCCCTGCCCTCCGGAGTCTCACGGCGGCCCAGGACCTGCCCCCGGCTCGTAGCGCTCGCCTGAGGCTGCTCAGAGACCCGTGCTCCGGGGAGCCTCTGGACCGCGCTCTAGTGCTATGGTTCCCAG GTCCCCAGAGCTTCACCGGTGAGGACTGCGCTGAGTTCCACGTGCACGGTGGCCCCGCGGTGGTGAGCGGGGTCCTGCAGGCCCTGA GTGGTGTGCCTGGGCTTCGGCCGGCAGAGGCGGGCGAGTTCACCAGGCGGGCGTTCGCCCACGGCAAGCTGAGCCTGACCGAAGTGGAGGGGCTGGCGGACCTGATCCACGCGGAGACTGAGGCACAGCGGCGGCAGGCCCTGCGACAGCTGGACGGGGAGCTGGGCCGCCTGTGCCAAGACTGGGCCGAGACCCTCACTAGG GCTCTGGCCCACGTGGAAGCCTATATCGACTTCGGGGAGGATGACAACCTGGAGGAAGACGTCCTGGAGCGAG cGGACACCGCAGTGCGGGGGCTGGAGGCGGCCCTGGCCTCCCATCTTCGAGACGCTCGCCGGGGCCAGCGGCTCCGCTCCGGGGCTCACGTGGTGGTTGCAGGACCTCCCAACGCCGGCAAGAGCAGCCTGGTGAACTTGCTCA GCCGGAAGCCCGTATCTATCGTTTCCCCGGAGCCGGGGACCACCCGTGATGTGCTGGAGACCCCTGTGGACCTGGCCGGGTTTCCTGCACTGCTGAGTGACACGGCTGGGCTGCGTGAGGGCGTGGGGCCAGTGGAACAAGAAGGAGTGCGGCGCGCTTGGGCCAG GCTGGAGCAAGCCGACCTTGTTCTGGCTGTCCTGGACGCCTCTGACCTGGGCTCGCCCTCCAGTCGCAACTTCCTGGACACAGTTGTGACTCCCATGGAAGCCCAGAGTCCTGCTGGGAGCGGCCAGCGCCTCCTCCTTGTGCTGAACAAGCTGGACCTTCTGCCCCCACAGGGCCTGGACCCCTGTCCTGACCTGCCCCCGCATCTGCTGCTGTCCTGCCTGAGTGGACAGGGGCTGGATGGCCTCCTGGAAGCACTGAGGCAGGAGCTGGCTGCAGT GTGCGGGGACCCGTCTACAGGCCCACCTCTCCTGACTCGCGCCAGGCACCGGCATCACCTGCAGGGCTGCCTGGAGGCCCTCGGTCACTACAAGGAGGCAAGCGACCTGGCCCTGGCAGCTGAGGCTCTGCGGGTGGCCCGGGGACACCTGGCTCACCTCACCGGAGGAGGAGGCACTGAAGAGGTTCTGGATATCATCTTCcgggacttctgtgtgggcaagtGA
- the ANO8 gene encoding anoctamin-8 has protein sequence MAEATPAAGATSPEGERGKRPPPEGEPAASASGVLDKLFGKRLLQAGRYLVSHKAWMKTVPTENCDVLMTLPDTTDDHTLLWLLNHIRVGIPELIVQVRHHRRTRAYAFFVTATYESLLRGADELGLRKAVKAEFGGGTRGFSCEEDFIYENVESELRFFTSQERQSIIRFWLQNLRAKQGEALHNVRFLEDQPIIPELAARGIIQQVFPVHEQRILNRLMKSWVQAVCENQPLDEICDYFGVKIAMYFAWLGFYTSAMVYPAVFGSVLYTFTETDQTSRDVSCVVFALFNVVWSTLFLEEWKRRGAELAYKWGTLDSPGEAIEEPRPQFRGVRRISPVTRAEEFYYPPWKRLLFQLLVSLPLCLACLACVFLLMLGCFQLQELVLTVKGLPRLARFLPKVVLALLVSASAEGYKKLAIWLNDMENYRLESAYEKHLIIKVVLFQFVNSYLSLFYIGFYLKDMERLKEMLATLLITRQFLQNVREVLQPHLYRRLGHGELGLQAVWELVQALLGLLGPRCPAQHHLEPQAEEGTGSIGGRRCLRGGCGAPEEEEEATVEQRPAGEGGEEGDGLRGGQEEVEEEEEEEEEDEEDEEEGEEGSLLDCGLRLKKVSFAERATGRRRGPSPAALLEEGSPTMVEKGLEPGVFTLAEDDDEAEAEAAPGSPEQEPATVLLRRAGGEGRDQGPNDGPEAEQSPSDSARRQRQQNRASWIDPPEEEHTPQLTQAEVESCMKKYEDTFQDYQEMFVQFGYVVLFSSAFPLAALCALINNLIEIRSDAFKLCTGLQRPFGQRVESIGQWQKVMEAMGVLAIVVNCYLIGQCGQLQRLFPWLGPEAAIVSLVVLEHFALLLKYLIHVTIPDIPGWVAEEMAKLEYQRREAFKKHERQAQHHYQQQQRRRREEEERQRHAEHHARRERDAGGGREEARPEGSGLDPAAAEKASARAKGGHGAGSHTERPKRPGSLLAPNNVMKLKQIIPLQGKFLSSAAAASPAGAATCPTARPASAQSPTGSDTRLPAFLSFKFLKSPETRRDPEQRSHSPPKAFHAGKLFPFGGARAEANGAGGQARPEGIPGGSRPQRSGQVDEAAAEELEVARPEEDGPGTALAPVGAPALRTRRSRSPALPSPPLLLPRPPTPPPTSCWQWDGPWGCGSEGAIAAAHQVPANAAECPPCAHTGPPPAPQPLPGDVSFYSLPPPPPPTSEHSESPAPSPSPQAVCWPSGWH, from the exons ATGGCCGAGGCCACCCCCGCTGCCGGGGCCACGTCCCCGGAGGGCGAGCGCGGCAAGAGGCCCCCACCTGAGGGCGAGCCTGCAGCCTCGGCGTCCGGGGTGCTGG ATAAGCTTTTTGGGAAGAGGCTCCTGCAGGCAGGGCGCTACCTGGTGTCCCACAAGGCCTGGATGAAGACGGTGCCTACGGAGAATTGCGATGTGCTCATGACTTTGCCAG ACACAACGGATGATCACACACTGCTGTGGCTGCTGAACCACATCCGCGTGGGCATCCCCGAGCTCATTGTACAAGTCCGCCACCACCGCCGCACACGCGCCTATGCTTTCTTCGTCACCGCCACCTATGAGAG TCTGCTCCGAGGGGCGGACGAGCTTGGACTGCGCAAGGCGGTGAAGGCCGAATTCGGCGGAGGCACGCGCGGCTTCTCCTGCGAGGAGGACTTCATCTACGAGAATGTGGAAAGCGAACTGCGCTTCTTCACCTCCCAG GAGCGTCAGAGCATCATCCGATTCTGGTTGCAGAACCTTCGCGCCAAGCAAGGCGAGGCACTGCACAACGTGCGCTTTCTGGAGGACCAGCCAATCA TCCCCGAGCTGGCAGCCCGAGGAATCATCCAACAGGTGTTTCCAGTGCACGAGCAGCGCATCCTGAACCGCCTCATGAAATCGTGGGTGCAGGCCGTGTGTGAGAACCAGCCCCTTG ATGAGATCTGCGACTATTTCGGCGTCAAGATCGCCATGTACTTCGCCTGGCTGGGCTTCTACACGTCGGCGATGGTGTACCCGGCAGTCTTCGGCTCGGTGCTATACACGTTCACAGAGACCGATCAG ACAAGCCGAGACGTGTCCTGCGTGGTCTTCGCTCTCTTCAACGTGGTGTGGTCCACACTGTTCCTGGAGGAGTGGAAACGGAGGGGGGCAGAGCTGGCCTACAAGTGGGGGACCCTGGATTCGCCGGGGGAAGCCATAGAGGAGCCGCGACCCCAGTTCAGG GGTGTCCGGCGCATCAGCCCGGTGACCCGGGCCGAAGAGTTCTACTACCCTCCCTGGAAGCGACTGCTCTTCCAGCTGCTCGTCAGCCTGCCGCTGTGCCTGGCCTGCCTGGCCTGTGTCTTCCTGCTCATGCTCGGCTGCTTCCAGCTGCAG GAGCTGGTGCTGACAGTCAAGGGTCTGCCTCGCCTGGCCCGCTTCCTGCCCAAAGTGGTGCTGGCTCTGCTGGTCAGCGCTAGCGCCGAGGGCTACAAAAAACTCGCCATCTGGCTCAATGACATGG AGAACTACCGGCTGGAGAGCGCCTACGAGAAGCACCTCATCATCAAGGTGGTCTTG TTCCAGTTCGTCAACTCATACCTGAGCCTCTTCTACATCGGCTTCTACCTCAAGGATATGGAGCGTCTAAAAGAG atgCTGGCCACCCTGCTCATCACCCGCCAGTTCCTCCAGAATGTGCGAGAGGTCCTGCAGCCTCACCTGTACCGGCGGCTGGGCCACGGCGAGCTGGGCCTGCAGGCTGTCTGGGAGCTGGTCCAAGCCCTGCTGGGCTTGCTGGGCCCCCGGTGCCCTGCCCAGCACCATCTCGAACCCCAGGCTGAGGAGGGGACTGGCAGTATTGGGGGCCGTCGCTGCCTTCGTGGGGGCTGTGGGGcacctgaggaggaggaggaggccacggTGGAGCAGAGGCCAGCTGGcgaaggtggggaggagggagatggGCTGCGGGGGGgccaggaggaggtggaggaggaggaggaagaggaagaggaggacgaggaggatgaggaggaaggggaggaaggcAGCCTCCTAGACTGCGGGCTACGACTCAAGAAAGTCAGTTTTGCCGAGCGGGCCACCGGACGGCGCAGGGGCCCGAGCCCCGCGGCCCTGCTAGaggagggcagccccaccatggtGGAGAAAGGGCTGGAGCCTGGGGTATTCACACTGGCCGAGGATGATGATGAAGCTGAAGCTGAGGCGGCCCCTGGCAGCCCAGAGCAGGAGCCAGCCACCGTGCTGCTGCGCCGGGCTGGGGGCGAGGGCCGAGACCAGGGCCCCAATGATGGCCCAGAAGCTGAGCAGAGCCCAAGTGACTCTGCCCGCCGGCAGCGGCAGCAGAACCGGGCCTCTTGGATCGACCCCCCTGAAGAGGAGCACACCCCCCAGCTCACTCAAGCCGAGGTAgagagctgcatgaagaagtacgag GACACGTTCCAGGACTACCAAGAGATGTTCGTGCAGTTCGGCTACGTCGTGCTCTTCTCCTCTGCCTTCCCGCTGGCCGCGCTCTGTGCCCTCATCAACAACCTCATTGAAATCCGCAGCGATGCCTTCAAGCTGTGCACGGGCCTGCAGCGGCCCTTTGGGCAGCGCGTAGAGAGCATCGGCCAGTGGCAG AAGGTGATGGAGGCCATGGGTGTCCTGGCTATCGTGGTCAACTGCTACCTGATCGGCCAGTGTGGGCAGCTGCAGCGCCTCTTCCCCTGGCTCGGCCCGGAGGCGGCCATCGTgtccctggtggtgctggag CACTTCGCTCTGCTGCTCAAGTACCTCATCCACGTGACCATCCCTGACATCCCGGGCTGGGTAGCCGAGGAGATGGCCAAGCTTGAGTACCAGCGCCGGGAGGCTTTCAAG AAGCACGAGCGCCAGGCGCAGCACCactaccagcagcagcagcggcggcgACGCGAGGAGGAGGAGCGGCAGCGACACGCCGAGCACCACGCCAGGCGCGAGCGCGACGCCGGGGGCGGCCGGGAGGAAGCCCGGCCCGAGGGCTCCGGGCTGGACCCTGCTGCCGCAGAGAAGGCCTCTGCCAGAGCCAAGGGTGGCCACGGCGCGGGCAGCCACACCGAGCGGCCCAAGCGCCCGGGCTCGCTGCTGGCGCCCAACAACGTTATGAAGCTGAAACAGATCATCCCGCTGCAGGGCAAGTTCCTGTCCTCGGCCGCCGCCGCCTCGCCCGCTGGCGCGGCCACCTGCCCCACCGCCCGGCCGGCTAGCGCCCAGTCGCCCACGGGCAGCGACACCCGCCTGCCCGCCTTTCTCAGCTTCAAATTCCTTAAGTCGCCCGAGACCCGGCGGGACCCTGAGCAGCGCAGCCACTCGCCGCCCAAAGCCTTCCACGCCGGCAAGCTTTTCCCCTTCGGCGGGGCCCGGGCCGAGGCCAATGGGGCGGGTGGGCAGGCCCGGCCGGAAGGCATCCCCGGCGGCAGCCGGCCCCAGCGGAGTGGGCAGGTGGACGAGGCCGCAGCGGAGGAGCTGGAAGTCGCCCGGCCGGAGGAGGATGGCCCAG GGACAGCGCTGGCCCctgtgggcgcccctgccctccgTACCCGCCGCAGCCGGAGCCCTGCGCTGCCATCACCGCCACTGCTGCTGCCCCGGCCCCCAACACcgccacccaccagctgctggcagTGGGATGGGCCTTGGGGCTGTGGGAGCGAGGGTGCCATCGCCGCTGCCCACCAAGTCCCTGCCAATGCCGCGGAGTGCCCGCCATGTGCCCATACTGGGCCCCCACCTGCCCCACAACCCCTGCCAGGGGACGTCAGCTTCTacagcctcccacccccacccccacccacctcagaGCACTCGGAGTCGCCagcacccagccccagccctcaggctgtgTGCTGGCCCAGTGGCTGGCACTAA
- the DDA1 gene encoding DET1- and DDB1-associated protein 1, giving the protein MADFLKGLPVYNKSNFSRFHADSVCKASNRRPSVYLPTREYPSEQIIVTEKTNILLRYLHQQWDKKNAAKKRDQEQVDLEGESSAPPRKIARTDSQDMHEDT; this is encoded by the exons GCCGATTTTCTGAAAGGATTGCCCGTCTACAACAAAAGCAATTTTAGCCGATTCCATGCTGACTCTGTGTGCAAAGCCTCG AACCGACGCCCCTCAGTCTACCTGCCCACTCGGGAGTACCCATCTGAACAAA TCATTGTGACCGAGAAGACCAATATCCTCCTGCGCTACCTGCACCAGCAATGGGACAAAAAG aacgCTGCCAAGAAGCGAGATCAGGAGCAAGTGGACCTGGAGGGCGAGAGTTCAGCTCCCCCCCGCAAGATCGCCCGGACCGACAGCCAAGACATGCACGAGGACACTTAA
- the GTPBP3 gene encoding 5-taurinomethyluridine-[tRNA] synthase subunit GTPB3, mitochondrial isoform X1, with product MWRGLWTLTARATHGLRRPCWRQASGTLGPGTGATIFALSSGQGRCGVAVIRTSGPASGPALRSLTAAQDLPPARSARLRLLRDPCSGEPLDRALVLWFPGPQSFTGEDCAEFHVHGGPAVVSGVLQALSGVPGLRPAEAGEFTRRAFAHGKLSLTEVEGLADLIHAETEAQRRQALRQLDGELGRLCQDWAETLTRALAHVEAYIDFGEDDNLEEDVLERGGASQSVGAVDPASQSSGRPPSLLFPCLPTADTAVRGLEAALASHLRDARRGQRLRSGAHVVVAGPPNAGKSSLVNLLSRKPVSIVSPEPGTTRDVLETPVDLAGFPALLSDTAGLREGVGPVEQEGVRRAWARLEQADLVLAVLDASDLGSPSSRNFLDTVVTPMEAQSPAGSGQRLLLVLNKLDLLPPQGLDPCPDLPPHLLLSCLSGQGLDGLLEALRQELAAVCGDPSTGPPLLTRARHRHHLQGCLEALGHYKEASDLALAAEALRVARGHLAHLTGGGGTEEVLDIIFRDFCVGK from the exons ATGTGGCGGGGTCTGTGGACCTTGACGGCTCGGGCGACACATGGGCTTCGCAG ACCGTGTTGGCGCCAGGCCAGTGGCACCCTAGGCCCTGGCACCGGAGCCACCATCTTTGCGCTGAGCTCGGGTCAAGGCCGCTGCGGCGTCGCTGTGATTCGGACCAGTGGCCCGGCCAGCGGCCCTGCCCTCCGGAGTCTCACGGCGGCCCAGGACCTGCCCCCGGCTCGTAGCGCTCGCCTGAGGCTGCTCAGAGACCCGTGCTCCGGGGAGCCTCTGGACCGCGCTCTAGTGCTATGGTTCCCAG GTCCCCAGAGCTTCACCGGTGAGGACTGCGCTGAGTTCCACGTGCACGGTGGCCCCGCGGTGGTGAGCGGGGTCCTGCAGGCCCTGA GTGGTGTGCCTGGGCTTCGGCCGGCAGAGGCGGGCGAGTTCACCAGGCGGGCGTTCGCCCACGGCAAGCTGAGCCTGACCGAAGTGGAGGGGCTGGCGGACCTGATCCACGCGGAGACTGAGGCACAGCGGCGGCAGGCCCTGCGACAGCTGGACGGGGAGCTGGGCCGCCTGTGCCAAGACTGGGCCGAGACCCTCACTAGG GCTCTGGCCCACGTGGAAGCCTATATCGACTTCGGGGAGGATGACAACCTGGAGGAAGACGTCCTGGAGCGAGGTGGGGCCAGTCAGAGTGTGGGCGCTGTGGACCCTGCATCGCAGTCCTCCGGTCGACCCCCCTCACTCctgttcccctgcctccccacagcGGACACCGCAGTGCGGGGGCTGGAGGCGGCCCTGGCCTCCCATCTTCGAGACGCTCGCCGGGGCCAGCGGCTCCGCTCCGGGGCTCACGTGGTGGTTGCAGGACCTCCCAACGCCGGCAAGAGCAGCCTGGTGAACTTGCTCA GCCGGAAGCCCGTATCTATCGTTTCCCCGGAGCCGGGGACCACCCGTGATGTGCTGGAGACCCCTGTGGACCTGGCCGGGTTTCCTGCACTGCTGAGTGACACGGCTGGGCTGCGTGAGGGCGTGGGGCCAGTGGAACAAGAAGGAGTGCGGCGCGCTTGGGCCAG GCTGGAGCAAGCCGACCTTGTTCTGGCTGTCCTGGACGCCTCTGACCTGGGCTCGCCCTCCAGTCGCAACTTCCTGGACACAGTTGTGACTCCCATGGAAGCCCAGAGTCCTGCTGGGAGCGGCCAGCGCCTCCTCCTTGTGCTGAACAAGCTGGACCTTCTGCCCCCACAGGGCCTGGACCCCTGTCCTGACCTGCCCCCGCATCTGCTGCTGTCCTGCCTGAGTGGACAGGGGCTGGATGGCCTCCTGGAAGCACTGAGGCAGGAGCTGGCTGCAGT GTGCGGGGACCCGTCTACAGGCCCACCTCTCCTGACTCGCGCCAGGCACCGGCATCACCTGCAGGGCTGCCTGGAGGCCCTCGGTCACTACAAGGAGGCAAGCGACCTGGCCCTGGCAGCTGAGGCTCTGCGGGTGGCCCGGGGACACCTGGCTCACCTCACCGGAGGAGGAGGCACTGAAGAGGTTCTGGATATCATCTTCcgggacttctgtgtgggcaagtGA